One Phycisphaerae bacterium RAS2 DNA window includes the following coding sequences:
- the tuaH_2 gene encoding Putative teichuronic acid biosynthesis glycosyltransferase TuaH, with the protein MTLSDHKSAGPIVSLAAVAWDFALVGRTRMLHEAWHRAGRNSVFIEAPHSWRAAIRHAMRGGPHAPIPVIRPWPTWPVRFWHQLGEARVRRALRCRADSLRRRLDPMLDWPRATAIVVTPAWLPWLDALPFGRVIYDCIDDLAVHAPHPGLRRIIEAWDRELIARANAAVVTATALGEQLHAQRLDLHIELIQNAADVQNFLRLAASSPRPADLPAGRRILGFVGALFDWIDIELIEQVARRATQWQLVLIGPTDSPVRLRALQDLPNVTWLGPRDPRDVPAYVAAFDACWAPFRAIAVSKAANPVKLYEYLALGKPTLTTAVADTARFGETIDVVHNADEVLAALGRIDTEPADAAAKRHRFAADNDWNARATQYARFIEALSR; encoded by the coding sequence GTGACTCTTTCGGACCACAAGTCGGCCGGGCCAATCGTCTCCCTCGCGGCGGTCGCATGGGACTTCGCGCTCGTCGGGCGCACGCGCATGTTGCATGAGGCATGGCATCGCGCCGGTCGCAATTCCGTTTTCATTGAAGCGCCACACTCCTGGCGCGCCGCGATCCGGCATGCAATGCGCGGTGGACCGCACGCGCCGATTCCCGTCATTCGACCGTGGCCCACCTGGCCCGTGCGATTCTGGCACCAACTTGGCGAAGCTCGCGTGCGCCGCGCGCTGCGATGCCGCGCTGATTCACTGCGCCGCCGGCTCGATCCAATGCTCGACTGGCCGCGCGCCACCGCCATCGTCGTAACTCCCGCCTGGTTACCCTGGTTGGACGCTCTCCCCTTCGGCCGCGTCATCTACGACTGCATTGACGATCTTGCCGTTCATGCGCCGCACCCCGGCCTGCGTCGGATCATTGAAGCATGGGATCGCGAATTGATCGCTCGCGCCAACGCGGCCGTCGTGACCGCGACTGCGCTCGGCGAGCAGTTGCACGCGCAGCGGCTGGACCTGCACATCGAACTCATTCAGAACGCGGCGGATGTCCAAAACTTCCTGCGCCTCGCGGCATCATCTCCCCGCCCCGCTGACTTGCCTGCGGGCCGTCGCATTCTCGGTTTCGTCGGCGCGTTGTTTGATTGGATCGACATCGAACTGATCGAGCAGGTCGCCCGACGCGCGACGCAGTGGCAACTCGTGCTCATCGGCCCGACCGATTCACCGGTGCGGTTGCGAGCGCTCCAAGACCTGCCAAACGTCACATGGCTCGGCCCGCGTGACCCGCGCGACGTGCCGGCCTACGTCGCCGCGTTCGACGCATGTTGGGCACCGTTTCGTGCAATCGCCGTCTCGAAGGCAGCGAATCCCGTCAAGCTCTACGAATACCTCGCGCTCGGCAAGCCGACGCTCACCACCGCCGTCGCCGACACGGCCCGTTTTGGCGAAACCATCGATGTCGTTCACAATGCGGACGAGGTGCTTGCGGCCTTGGGCAGAATTGACACCGAGCCGGCCGACGCCGCCGCAAAACGCCATCGCTTCGCGGCGGATAACGACTGGAACGCTCGGGCGACTCAATACGCTCGATTCATAGAGGCTTTGTCACGATGA
- the ubiA gene encoding 4-hydroxybenzoate octaprenyltransferase: MSVVRDVQTWGEMVKFSHSVFALPFALVATVMAGRNLSAGHASAGQFALIILCMVAARSFAMTFNRIADADLDARNPRTASRPIPTGRISRRSAWTFLVAFAMLFAAGCYGFLHYYGNRWPLMLSLPTLATLAGYSYAKRFTPLAHFILGMAISFAPVAAWIAIHPASVGSGPPFLLMAAVMSWITGFDIIYACQDIDVDRRERLNSIPAALGIGPALLVSRGCHVMCIGLLIGFGLVCHLGWIYWTGLGLTAALLTAEQAVVRPNDLSRVNLAFFTLNGCVSLLFAAAAITDILLSTRAAA; the protein is encoded by the coding sequence ATGAGCGTCGTGCGAGACGTGCAAACATGGGGCGAGATGGTGAAGTTCTCGCACTCCGTCTTTGCGCTGCCGTTTGCGCTGGTCGCCACCGTCATGGCAGGCCGAAACCTCTCCGCGGGCCACGCCTCGGCGGGCCAGTTCGCGCTCATCATTCTCTGCATGGTCGCGGCGCGAAGCTTCGCCATGACGTTCAACCGCATCGCAGACGCCGACCTCGATGCGCGCAACCCGCGCACCGCCTCGCGCCCGATCCCAACAGGCCGCATCTCGCGCCGAAGCGCCTGGACCTTCCTCGTTGCCTTCGCGATGCTCTTTGCCGCCGGTTGCTACGGATTCCTGCACTACTACGGCAACCGCTGGCCGCTCATGCTTTCCCTCCCCACGCTCGCCACACTGGCCGGCTATTCCTACGCCAAGCGCTTCACGCCGCTGGCGCATTTCATCCTCGGCATGGCCATCTCGTTCGCTCCGGTCGCCGCGTGGATCGCCATTCATCCCGCCTCCGTCGGCAGCGGGCCGCCCTTCCTGCTCATGGCCGCCGTCATGAGCTGGATCACCGGCTTCGACATTATCTACGCTTGTCAAGATATCGACGTGGACCGCCGCGAGCGATTGAACTCCATCCCCGCCGCGCTCGGGATCGGCCCCGCCTTGCTCGTCTCGCGCGGCTGCCACGTCATGTGCATCGGCCTGCTGATCGGGTTCGGCCTCGTCTGCCACCTCGGCTGGATCTACTGGACCGGCCTGGGCCTCACCGCCGCCCTGCTCACCGCTGAACAGGCCGTCGTTCGCCCCAATGACCTTTCGCGCGTCAACCTCGCCTTCTTCACGCTCAACGGTTGCGTCAGCCTGCTCTTCGCCGCCGCGGCGATCACCGATATCCTCCTGTCCACCCGCGCAGCAGCATAG
- a CDS encoding prenyltransferase, with protein sequence MPVRAAAVMRRTPFLVVRRGRTLRLLGLTAALLTAEQAVVRPNDLLRVNLAFFTLNGCVSLLFAAAAITDILLSTRATA encoded by the coding sequence GTGCCGGTCCGAGCCGCCGCAGTGATGCGGCGGACCCCATTTCTCGTGGTGCGTCGAGGACGCACCCTACGACTACTGGGCCTCACCGCCGCCCTGCTCACCGCAGAACAGGCCGTCGTCCGCCCCAATGACCTTTTGCGCGTTAACCTCGCCTTCTTCACGCTCAACGGCTGCGTCAGCCTGCTCTTCGCCGCCGCGGCGATCACCGACATCCTCCTGTCCACCCGCGCGACGGCATAG
- a CDS encoding bifunctional preprotein translocase subunit SecD/SecF, with amino-acid sequence MNERDMWWKIVVVGCLCALGFASIWPFEQKMKMGIDLYGGYSLLYEIDDTGVAPDARRELSEKVMRVLRERIDPQGVFNLVWRPVGYNRLEIQMPRPSEDVRKARHDFEELQEQIQATALRRTDVLRALEKPVADRPAYLEKLARGLEIRTPLANACATAYDAWQTMKRDYTKREAEATKDNLTRDQVMEAVKKPANERNAALEALVRGLPQRKALLETAAKAWEEFDQAKSAAGATPPADKTAELNTKETAFINAVAKVMELNVDPNKFEDGPTIDKVLKLEMEFDAALAALMATNLDIGRLQTVLDSKAGTKNRTEAMARLTLDYPHMTAQIEGLVKANDRLNTKRKGEGRLEDPADLQRMLKGAGVLEFRILAANETSDISKFETYRESLRTRGPRRAPGEENYQWFEIQDPTAFLKIKDRVKFEQEFEQTKLNNTLVVDRFGDKYYVLSYITPDQSMTHRVGESTWALTAARFTRDDVGLPAIGFSLNEAGGDKFATLTRINKNRQLAIFIDDQCVSHATIQAVIRTEGIIHGSFTPQEVQEMVRKLDAGSLPRKLKDPPISVRAIGPSLGEANRTAGLTAAKWGLMAVVAFMLVYYRYAGTVALFAVGMNLLFTLAVMAIMGATLTLPGIAGLVLALGMSVDANVLINERIREELQKGTAMRMAIRLGYERAFSAILDSNLTTLLTCLILYVLGSEEIKGFGLTLGIGVFINLFTAYFVTKMFFETMVMPVIPREITRLPGIFAAGIAGFGGLLYGAGHLWNAPELRDQSVLMGFGKAVAWMAPGVLVILVLMFIMRGIHQSFQSSGRPRLPMMNLVGTPRINWIGLKPMFFTFSIGITVIGLAAFFSLGKQNLYDIEFLGGTAAQIDLVKPGSLDQTQIGERLEQSATKLRGLADSMDKATATAAGPDTFTVNCPGVPAVRLEPVIRDVMKEQLSEVGPIAYSDPGAESVSIRTRTEAKVDEAGMKTFLASMAERLRRSAESIGRAQVQSVQSAEPGAPRGASFEIVTLETNKDLVVAAIMDHLKDDLSVQQALTFNLMEDKSSGNVPYFAVRSENARELNLPITPEEVTEIDLAGWRGGVAMILDKVSPPQKLESLQSRLRAMRLQPGFESHGWRQSAVFGLKEAAGSGDAYERVMVVVADENFPMLDEQGGLSSAWVTDLAEQEVKLIQDALQRQTSLSQITQFDKQVSGEAQTDAYIAITLSWLIIILYVWFRFGNVRWGMAAVVALIHDICVALGFIGLAHYAAGTPIGRALMLEPFRIDLAMVAAVMTIIGYSVNDTIVIFDRIRENRGRLKDVNPELVNTAISQTLGRTLLTGTTTFATILIMYIFGGPGIHGFNYAMFIGILTGTYSSFGVASQLLVRRGRGGADVGAMRPATA; translated from the coding sequence ATGAACGAACGTGACATGTGGTGGAAGATCGTGGTGGTCGGATGTCTGTGTGCCCTGGGCTTTGCCAGCATCTGGCCCTTTGAGCAGAAAATGAAAATGGGCATCGACCTGTACGGCGGCTACAGCCTGCTGTACGAGATCGACGACACGGGCGTTGCGCCCGATGCGCGCCGCGAGTTATCCGAGAAGGTCATGCGCGTGCTGCGCGAGCGCATCGACCCGCAGGGCGTGTTCAACCTCGTCTGGCGGCCGGTCGGCTACAACCGGCTGGAGATTCAGATGCCGCGACCGAGCGAGGACGTGCGAAAAGCCCGTCACGATTTCGAGGAATTGCAGGAGCAGATTCAGGCGACGGCCCTGCGCCGAACCGATGTGCTGCGCGCGCTGGAAAAGCCCGTGGCGGACCGCCCGGCATACCTGGAGAAACTGGCCCGCGGCCTGGAGATTCGCACTCCGCTTGCCAATGCCTGCGCAACCGCCTACGACGCATGGCAGACGATGAAGCGCGATTACACGAAGCGCGAAGCCGAGGCGACCAAGGACAACCTCACACGCGACCAAGTCATGGAAGCGGTCAAGAAGCCCGCGAACGAGCGCAACGCCGCGCTCGAAGCACTGGTCCGCGGCCTGCCCCAGCGCAAGGCATTGCTCGAAACCGCGGCCAAGGCGTGGGAAGAGTTCGACCAGGCCAAGTCGGCGGCCGGCGCAACCCCTCCGGCCGACAAGACCGCCGAGTTGAACACGAAAGAGACGGCCTTCATCAACGCCGTGGCGAAGGTGATGGAGCTGAACGTCGATCCGAACAAGTTCGAGGACGGGCCGACGATCGACAAGGTGCTAAAACTGGAGATGGAGTTCGACGCAGCGCTGGCCGCACTGATGGCGACCAATCTGGACATCGGTCGATTGCAGACGGTGCTCGATTCCAAGGCCGGCACCAAGAACCGCACCGAGGCGATGGCGCGGCTCACCTTGGATTACCCGCACATGACGGCCCAGATCGAAGGACTGGTGAAGGCCAACGATCGGCTGAACACGAAGCGCAAGGGCGAAGGGCGACTTGAAGACCCGGCCGACCTGCAGCGCATGCTGAAGGGCGCGGGCGTGCTGGAGTTTCGCATCCTCGCCGCCAACGAAACGTCGGACATCAGCAAGTTCGAGACTTATCGCGAGTCCCTGCGGACGCGCGGGCCGCGCCGCGCGCCGGGTGAAGAGAACTACCAGTGGTTCGAAATTCAAGACCCGACGGCCTTCCTGAAAATCAAGGATCGGGTCAAGTTCGAGCAGGAATTTGAACAGACCAAGCTCAATAACACCCTGGTGGTGGATCGATTCGGCGACAAGTATTACGTGCTGTCTTACATCACGCCGGACCAATCCATGACGCACCGGGTCGGCGAATCGACCTGGGCGCTGACGGCGGCACGATTCACGCGCGACGACGTCGGCCTGCCGGCCATCGGATTCAGCCTCAACGAAGCAGGCGGTGACAAGTTCGCCACACTCACTCGAATCAACAAAAACCGCCAACTCGCCATCTTCATCGACGATCAGTGCGTCTCGCATGCGACCATTCAAGCCGTCATCCGCACCGAGGGCATTATCCACGGCAGCTTTACGCCGCAGGAAGTGCAGGAAATGGTTCGCAAGCTCGACGCCGGCAGTCTGCCGCGCAAGCTTAAGGACCCGCCGATTTCCGTCCGTGCCATCGGCCCGTCACTCGGCGAAGCCAACCGCACCGCCGGCCTCACCGCCGCCAAGTGGGGCCTGATGGCCGTTGTCGCGTTCATGCTGGTCTACTACCGCTACGCCGGAACCGTCGCCCTCTTCGCGGTCGGCATGAACTTGCTGTTCACGCTCGCGGTCATGGCCATCATGGGGGCGACGCTCACCCTGCCCGGCATCGCCGGCCTCGTGCTCGCCCTGGGCATGTCCGTCGACGCCAACGTGCTGATCAACGAACGCATCCGCGAGGAATTGCAAAAGGGAACGGCCATGCGCATGGCCATTCGCCTTGGATACGAGCGGGCCTTCAGCGCGATTCTCGACTCGAACCTCACGACCCTGCTCACCTGTCTCATTCTTTACGTGCTGGGCAGCGAGGAGATCAAGGGCTTCGGCCTCACGCTGGGCATCGGCGTCTTCATCAACCTGTTCACCGCGTACTTCGTCACCAAGATGTTCTTCGAAACCATGGTGATGCCGGTCATCCCGCGCGAAATCACTCGACTGCCGGGAATCTTCGCCGCGGGCATCGCCGGCTTCGGCGGACTGCTCTACGGCGCGGGCCATCTTTGGAACGCTCCGGAGCTGCGCGATCAGTCGGTGCTGATGGGCTTCGGCAAGGCCGTGGCCTGGATGGCGCCGGGCGTGCTGGTGATTCTCGTACTGATGTTCATCATGCGCGGCATCCACCAGTCGTTCCAAAGCAGCGGGCGGCCGAGGCTCCCGATGATGAACCTGGTCGGCACGCCAAGAATTAATTGGATTGGACTAAAGCCGATGTTCTTTACGTTCTCAATCGGGATCACAGTCATCGGCCTCGCGGCGTTCTTCTCGCTCGGCAAGCAAAACCTGTATGACATTGAGTTCCTCGGTGGAACCGCCGCACAGATCGACCTCGTCAAGCCCGGGTCCCTCGACCAGACTCAAATTGGCGAGCGCCTGGAGCAATCAGCGACGAAGCTCCGCGGGCTTGCCGACTCGATGGACAAGGCCACGGCCACGGCGGCCGGACCGGATACGTTTACGGTGAATTGCCCCGGCGTGCCGGCGGTGCGCCTTGAGCCGGTGATTCGAGACGTGATGAAAGAGCAGTTAAGCGAGGTCGGCCCGATTGCCTACAGCGATCCGGGAGCCGAGTCGGTGAGCATTCGCACGCGGACCGAAGCGAAAGTCGACGAGGCGGGCATGAAGACATTTCTCGCTTCCATGGCGGAGCGCCTGCGGCGCAGTGCCGAATCGATCGGCCGGGCGCAAGTCCAGAGCGTGCAATCGGCCGAGCCGGGCGCGCCGCGCGGTGCGTCGTTTGAGATTGTGACCCTGGAAACGAACAAGGACCTGGTCGTCGCGGCGATCATGGATCACCTGAAGGATGACTTGAGCGTGCAACAAGCGCTGACGTTCAACCTGATGGAGGACAAGTCGTCGGGCAACGTGCCCTACTTCGCTGTGCGAAGTGAAAACGCGCGCGAGCTGAACCTGCCGATCACGCCGGAAGAGGTCACCGAAATCGACCTGGCCGGGTGGCGCGGCGGCGTGGCGATGATCCTCGACAAGGTCTCGCCGCCCCAGAAGCTGGAATCGCTTCAGAGTCGCCTGCGGGCGATGCGGCTGCAACCGGGCTTCGAGTCGCACGGCTGGCGGCAGTCGGCGGTGTTCGGACTGAAGGAAGCCGCGGGGAGTGGCGACGCCTATGAACGCGTCATGGTCGTCGTCGCGGACGAGAACTTCCCGATGCTCGACGAACAAGGCGGCTTGTCGTCGGCATGGGTGACAGACCTCGCCGAGCAGGAGGTCAAACTCATTCAGGATGCCCTGCAGCGCCAGACGTCTCTTAGCCAGATCACGCAGTTCGACAAGCAGGTGTCTGGCGAGGCGCAGACTGACGCCTACATCGCCATCACGTTGAGCTGGCTTATCATCATCCTTTACGTCTGGTTCCGATTCGGCAACGTCCGATGGGGCATGGCGGCTGTCGTCGCCCTGATCCACGACATTTGTGTGGCCCTGGGCTTCATCGGTCTGGCGCACTACGCAGCCGGGACGCCGATCGGCCGAGCGCTGATGCTCGAGCCGTTCCGCATCGACCTAGCGATGGTGGCAGCGGTCATGACCATCATCGGTTACTCGGTGAACGACACGATCGTCATCTTCGACCGCATCCGCGAGAACCGCGGACGGTTGAAGGATGTCAACCCCGAGCTGGTCAATACCGCCATCAGCCAGACGCTGGGACGCACCCTCTTGACCGGAACGACAACCTTTGCGACGATTCTGATCATGTACATCTTCGGTGGCCCGGGGATTCATGGCTTCAACTACGCCATGTTCATCGGTATCCTGACCGGAACGTACAGTTCGTTCGGCGTCGCGAGCCAGTTGCTCGTCCGGCGCGGACGAGGCGGCGCGGACGTTGGAGCCATGCGGCCGGCAACAGCGTAA
- a CDS encoding LysM domain/BON superfamily protein, with translation MSTEARIGVVAGLFIVVVTSVYFFYGQSSKMDDLLVTSTGAKVSPPPKIPAAGEAAKPAAPVSTPPTALANQKSSTPQPNGAAASPFILDRSPSTVDADRLANADPSSRLNAPLSAPPGASTPTATDNGPTIGVARGAPPRIGGDPARGAGTTGDDLAPTTWDRLSKSTEKPAERVALDDKPASASEDMPSLAVGGADHRNDSKLSPASGESPAKPREPTGSLAVDSRRQLNAPPVESKPASAAATWPKQHKIVSGDTLIGLAFAYYEDTSRVSAILAANPQIKNPRGLKIGQVVTIPAPGAESSRATQTASASRNESSGLVTLTGRTAQLRDASASDLTVKPAAARTYTVQDGDTFFSIAARLYGDGNKWRALYEANKAIVKNDPKRLRTGMNLTVPASSSQRP, from the coding sequence ATGAGCACCGAAGCACGGATCGGAGTGGTGGCCGGACTGTTCATCGTCGTTGTGACGAGCGTCTATTTCTTCTACGGCCAGTCCTCCAAGATGGACGACTTGCTGGTCACGTCCACCGGGGCCAAGGTCTCGCCGCCGCCGAAGATTCCCGCAGCGGGCGAGGCGGCCAAGCCCGCCGCGCCGGTTTCAACGCCACCGACTGCCCTGGCGAACCAGAAATCTTCAACACCGCAGCCGAACGGTGCGGCCGCAAGTCCCTTCATTCTCGACCGTTCGCCGTCAACCGTTGACGCGGATCGTCTTGCGAATGCCGACCCGTCCAGTCGATTGAACGCGCCGTTGAGCGCGCCCCCCGGTGCGTCCACGCCGACGGCAACTGACAACGGGCCGACCATTGGCGTGGCGCGCGGCGCGCCTCCGCGAATCGGTGGCGACCCCGCCCGCGGGGCCGGCACGACAGGCGACGATCTCGCTCCAACGACATGGGACCGGTTGTCCAAGTCGACCGAGAAACCCGCCGAGCGCGTCGCGCTGGATGACAAGCCCGCTTCGGCCTCCGAGGACATGCCATCACTGGCGGTTGGCGGAGCGGATCATCGAAATGACTCAAAGCTGTCTCCGGCGAGTGGCGAGAGCCCGGCCAAGCCGCGTGAGCCGACGGGCTCGCTCGCCGTTGATTCACGCCGTCAACTCAACGCGCCGCCGGTTGAATCGAAGCCTGCCTCGGCTGCGGCGACCTGGCCCAAACAACACAAGATCGTCTCGGGTGACACGCTCATCGGGCTGGCCTTTGCGTATTACGAAGACACGTCGCGGGTCAGCGCCATCCTTGCCGCCAATCCGCAGATCAAGAACCCGCGAGGATTGAAGATCGGACAGGTTGTCACGATCCCCGCGCCCGGGGCCGAATCGTCGCGAGCGACTCAAACGGCCTCGGCATCGCGAAACGAATCGTCCGGCCTCGTCACCCTTACCGGGCGAACGGCGCAGCTGCGCGACGCGAGCGCGTCGGATTTGACCGTGAAACCCGCGGCCGCCCGCACCTACACCGTGCAGGACGGCGACACGTTCTTCTCGATCGCCGCCCGATTGTATGGCGACGGCAACAAGTGGCGGGCGCTTTACGAGGCAAACAAGGCAATCGTCAAAAACGATCCGAAACGCCTTCGCACTGGGATGAACCTGACGGTTCCCGCGAGCAGCAGTCAACGGCCTTGA